The window AAAAGATAAGGAAGAATCTTGCCACATGAAAATAACTCATTGACTCTtgctttaattaatatattttttttaagagtgtaaaaataaaaatactagctgaatattttaaaatcaagaacatataattttgatgatttttaattttcttaaataaaacctaCTAAAAATGAAGTTAAGGttaaaatatgtagattaaacttaaaattatttacatactaaaaagtgtTGAAAAATCACAAGTATGgtaaaaattaggtgctcacacgtACAACTGGACTGCTCTAATTTTTAAGCGCTTTttactgctgtattcatgaatatagcagTGCGAATACAACGAATATACTATCGTAACAACTTAATATTagttataggaagtaattatatatatggtagctataggaagttaataacctctaaacaatagtggtttctgacTCATATACCAAATACATATATATGCTTGTGAAGATATAATTAAGAATATAAAAATGTTCTATATTTAAGATGTTAAATGTTTAGATTAAGCTGTCACATAATTATTTAACATAACGTATCAAGCCAAGTAGATTTTCTCGATTCAAGTCTCATTACCATCCTCCGTCGGATAAAAATATAACTACGTAAAGAATCTATATGACGTTATAAAATACTGATTATCGgattgcacgacaaggaaatttctttttctctttcaagCTAAGATATACTTATAATTTTCATACTCATTAAAGCACATCATCTACATTTTACAAGAAAAAGGTAAACAAAGCAACCAAGTAATAAAATGTACTCCCACAGCAACCACACCGCATTCGACATGTATTGACAAAGCCATTAgctgccacgagcgatgccaCCGCCAAACATCCTCTTTTACCTATCCTGTAATTGAACTAAACTGAACATTATTCTGCTCATATTTTCTCATCTTGGCCAAGGAATTTATAACTGGAGTGTGTCCAACAAATAAAGCAACATGTCCCATAAGCTTATCTTTCCTTGAAAAAGTAGTACCACATGAGCACTGCCATTTTAGGTCACCACAATGTTTCTCATGAGTTCTAAGATCAGATAACACAGAAAATTGCTTCTTATTGCATCTATTGCACATATACATTTTGGGACAATGACTTCTCTTGTAGTGATTCTTGACACATATCATTGATTTCAATGGCTGAAATTTGGCATGTTTTTTATTCCACCTGCAACCTTCTTGTGGGCATGAATATTTCTTACTCAATTTTGATAATCCATCATTTATTCCATTATTATTTCCATTGTTCTTCAATGGATTACTCAAAGCAGCATTAGACTTGTATTCATCTCCATGAGCTCTCATGTGCATTCTCAAATTAGCATCCCTTTTAAACCCTTTACCACAAACTTGACAATAGTGTGTGTACTTAGCCAATAAATCAGCTGCCTCCAActcaataatatcacaattttctTGTGATGAAATATTTTGCATTCCTTCATTCTTGAATTTCCGTTTTCCCAATTGAACATTACTATGATCAGTATTAGCTATAATAGTACTATGACTTTTGTTATCTTCAATATTACTACAAGAAGCATAATTCTCTTCATACCAATGATCAAGCGTTTCGTTCGAGTAGAAACCTTGAGGCAAATGATCAACATGGCCATCATCTTGAAGCTTGATTTGGGATGGTTCGAGAAATCTACTTGAATTAATATTGTTGGTGGTTGAATTCGAGCCGAGGGAAATTTTCTGGCAAGAAAACATGAGAGAGGAAGCAGTTGTGATGATTTCTTGAATCAAACTTCCCATATTTGCAATGGCCATAGACGTTGACTCGGATGCTTGGACTATTGTTTGATTATCAGTAGAAATAAACATGGTGGCAAGTGATTGAACTTGATCCACCTTTTCTTTCAAAAGGGATAAATTGTAAATGAAAGAATTACTTGGTTGATGAGAATGGTTTAAAGAAGATGTAGCTGCAACATGAACTGAAGAAAAATCATATGATCTTGATCTTGATCAAGATTATGATGAATAGGTGCATATAATGGTAAGTTTTGTGGATTAGTATTAGGGAAACATGGAATATTGGTCGTCCCTTCAATCATTTTGGATTATGCTCTAATTTCTGAGTTGTAGActtgttctttcttctttttctcttggAAATAAATATACGCTCAACAACATTGATTATATAAGAAAGGGAAGAAAGTGTGCTTTTTGTGACATTTAGGGTGACGTTTTTGGTAGGGAAAAAAAATAAGTTAGAGAGAAACAACGAAACAATTTAAGTCAACTTTGAGATTCAAATGAGACCATTTAAGACCTCCCTCAAATACTACCGATCTCACattaagacaaactatatattcaaaatacaaattttccaaaCGTATTAGAATAAATAACTTATGGGTGACACAAATTTATGTGCGACTTATTATTTTTACATGTTGGACATCAATTATATGTTTGGTTTCGGAAATAAAAATGATATCTGTGATTCAAACTGTCTCTGTTGGTTGAGTCTCGTCAACCTTCACGCATGAATTTGAAGttgtaaaagagatttatttTTTCCAGAGAGGAAGGTCATCTTTAAGAGATAACGACCATTTCCACATCtgtattaatttattatttattgggGCCATCATATTTTTGGTTCTTGCTTTACTTCGTCAATCTTTTTGAGAAGAATCTAACCACAACATTTCACTTTATTAGATAGGGTACCATTGACGTTTTGTTCTTTTGCGTTGTACTAATATTTTGTTCCATATCCATTTGGACTCAGAACAATGTCAACCAACTCCTCCTTAATAATCTTGGTAAAAATAGCCTGGGATAGTGAGTTTTCGGGCTgctaattaaaaaatagtcatcaTTTGTAAAGTCATTAAAAATAGCTATTTTGTTGAAACACGAAAAGTtcaagcataatatgctggattatgaaGCTTATGCGTAtaaacttccagtatattatgttggaactccaacatacgaaaaattccagcataatatgctagattaTGGAGCTCATGCGTATAAATTTCTAGCATATTATATTGGGACTCCAGCACATTATGAAATTTCAgcacattatgctggaatcttatatgtaaaaaattcaaACTCCAACATATTTTGCAGGAATTTTTCCGTATTTTTAagggtgtttttgttcagatattatttttacatgaaaaagtggctaaatttcgtttacttttgaaattgtggctatttttcaattatcaattgtaaatctggctattttatgatttttttcccATAATCTTGTTCATATATGGAACAAGTTTTTAGAATACTAGTGTTTTTCCACAATCTCTAAAAGAATTTATGCACTCAACGACTTTATTATATTTATAGGGTTTCGAAAAGAGTTTATCTTGATTTGGTACCTCTCTCACAACTTGCACCGAatcgtattttatctcaaaatgttcAATCAATTACTACGCCTCAACACATTTCGGAAAGAATCAACTAGCTAGCTCTGAGTGCAAGTGACATtttacccataatatatataaccACCCCTCATGGTAATCTAGTGAATCAAATTATCCTTTTTCATATATTTATAATTAGGGATGACAAACGTTGTACAATCAGAGACAAATCGCATGTTTAATGCATTTACTAAGCTCCATAAAACACTCATTTTTCATGCATATGAGCTCTTGAGTCGCACAGAAATTCCCATATTGTCGTCAACGCGTTCATCTATTGTATCTAATTCGACCAACGTACATTGATTAACACTTATAATTTTCTGTCCCTTATGattctattttttcattcattttccttttcaaatattcgtttccttatttttatttttataaagatTATTAGGAAACGGAAAGTTTATTGATCAGTTGAACTTATTTCACCATTTGATATTTGGTTTTGGAAGGGAAGTCATTCCGCTCACCCCCTTATGTCATGATTATATGCTTATGGTTAATAAGTTTTTCTtcataatttaaataatgaaatgaaaTGTACTTAAAAAGGAAGgtgatttatttatatatttacaaTTTACATGTTTTGATTaagaggaaaaaagagagaaaacttgCAAAAAAATTCACCTAAATGTACTTTTAACAGCTGGTGTTTAACTTTTATCTCCATTTTGACGATGTAATATTTAAGATTGTTATAGTTTTCTTCGTCAGATATCTCTATTTTAGTCCCACCACTGAATCCTTTTGTTTTATCAACTTTTATAATTAATACTATAAGTaactactccctccggtccacaataagtgaccagtttgcctttttattttggttcaaaattaATGTCTATTTATATAACCAAGAaacaatttaatttattttttcaaaattacccttatgtacgtATCTCTAAAAAGTCTTTTACTCCTTATATTAACTATActgcaatatttaattaagggtagtttagccacactaaggcctcatttgtttgcatttaatgagggtctgaatcttaatcattcagatctcaaacattaagtgcgtttgtttttaaagtctgaatcttaattattcagatcttaatcattaactatgtttgttttttttacttcacaaccacttaatgagtctgaataggtctgtatgattaagatccataacagagacttaatttcattaagatgctatcatccatattcattattaattgtcgccaccgcctaccattatcaactaccaccatgccaccaccaccaccatactcaaccaccaccatcatcctcaatcatagtcGCCATCATAATCtactaccaccacccaccaccatcattctcaaccacaaacacgcatccacctcaactaccacaactaaccaccccatcaccatcaataATCATAGCCGGCACTACCCATCATTATAAACTcccaccacccaccaccacctttatcaatcacaactaccaccaccacccggcattattaactatcaccactcaccaccaccatcatcaatcAGAATCGCCACCACTACtaatcaccactagctactaccctgaaccaccaccatcaaccaaacgTACCACCAACCACCGCCTCTAGTCAGCATTCACAAGTACCACCATTAGCCATCGCCACCAGCAActactatattttaaaaaaaaatatattttattgatagaatattagattaattagtatttcatttgaattcTATGTTTATtgattttcaaataaagataaattttatacatccagatattaaaaatcaaacagtcttaatcatttagtattcagatcttaatacgcatcttaatattcagatgtgtattcagatttagatgttttaatcttaatacacatctcgatattcagatgtgtattcagattcagacgtcttaatttaaaaaacaaaaacaaataaggcCTAACTATTTTTGTGTAGAATTTTGGATTTCCTTAATAGGTGTGCTCAAGGCAAATTAATCACTTATTATGATCCGGAGGGAGTAATTAACAAAGTGATGGCTTTTAAGAAGGAAGGTGTGTGAATTGATGATAATAAAGTAACAAATTCTAATAATTAAACGTCACATACAATTTTGTAATTAATCGTTGTGAATAATTTAACAACTTAGGTTTAATGAAGACAGTATATTATTGTCAGCCTATCAAAATTTATGAACAATTGGACAACATAAGCAAGTTCTCAccactagaaattcggcaaaaactgATCGCGATTGACCGAACGATCGATTTTGATCGGTCAAAAAAACGATCGAAGtcggtcggtttttcaaaatattttattttttaatttttttttacgaaaccgactaactttggtcggttttctttggcgcaaaagcGGAAAGCTATTTTTTCAATCCCGCGAATCttttttttcaagaaaccgaccaactttggccgatttttcatttaaaataaattaaaattaatattaaaaaactgaccgaaatcggtcggttaaTTCAGCTGGTTATTTTAAAAAAACGATTGAattcggtcggtaattttattttttaataaacgGTCGGTCATTTTcatgcgaaaatacaattaaagagtataaataaaataaaagacagtcttaaaataaaatgcacaaatggtctagtggtagaatagtattctGCTatagtacagaccccggttcgattcctagatggtgtattttttaattatataattaaaataccgaccgactttggtcgattttttcggcaattttgtttttttttttgaatttaattgaccgactgAAATCGGTCAGAAAATACCGATCAAAGTCGGTCGGTTAGCTCTACCGACGTTATGATTACCGACCTCCACGAATAGGTCGGTTTTCGGTCAATTTTTACTAATTATCGATCAATATCGATTGATTTTGGCGGTCAAATTTTCCCGTTTTTTAATAGTGTCTGCCAATCCGCCAAAACTTATGAACAAATTAACAAGATTGGTAGAATAAACATAATATCAAGTCTTATCAGTGAGATAGTACTTGTAAACAAATAAACAATACGTGCTAGATTTGTTCATCCGGCAGAACTTGTGAACAGTTTGTATCGAAGTTATATTCATAGCTCACGTGATATGACTTGTGAACAACGCATCTTTTATTCATCCAACAAAACTAGGAACAATTTATACTAAATTTATAAGAAGAATCTACTCAAATAGCAGCCTACCCAATTGCTTATTTCATTCAATCTATGAACATTAGTAATGTCTTATGATTGCTTGTCcattgatcatgcccaactatgccttataaaaaggattaagcggtcgttgcaaatataatccgatttacaagtccggagtcgaatcccaaaGGAAACTAACCTATTTGCTACAACTTTTAGTATcgctaatgataagctcagacaatTTTCAGAGTTCAAGATTTTATTTGCTAATTTACAGAAATTATTTAactaaggaaaaatgacaataaaaactatcaatacacaagaatgaagttgaattcaagggtaaaagaatctagggttattgatttccccaattgtcggattaATTCCTGACGCATTCGCGATAATCTCGCCGTGACACTCTATAAAGATGATGAGTTCTTGCTTACCGTACTTAactctcgatcaattacgataatttactagaagcattctctcgaactactctagttgaCAATTTGTACGTCATAAATATCACACCAAaacttcgttatctctaatcccacctttaaattcaagtaattaatctcttaacttactcgaaagtggcattgttcaacaacaatctaatcaaatgttctttctcaagcaacactagacaactagacacgattaatcaagggccctttcaattaatcacaagaaacacatagttgaacaattatAGAGTAAAAACGGTTTAATTATATCAAAATGtaatcaagacttcatccaacaattggttccatcaaccctagataacgggtttagctactcatactactaTGCAAGATTACAATATAAAAAGTCATAACTAACAATggaattaagaagaagaagatgatgaaaaacTCGTAGGAGAATTCTCTGTCTTGCTCCTtttgtgttcttgcctccaaagttcttctaaaaatagagataccctctttttgggcgagctgggcttcatataggtcaaggtTAGTCGCCTCTCAAATTACAAAATTGGCCTTGGATGATTTTCTCGGAAGCACGTGCGCGTTCGCGCATCGATCGCGCATCGGCCGCGCACCTTGGCCAGTTTCTGCCTGATATGCGCGGCCCAGTGCGCGGCCATGCATAGACCGTGCACCTAGAGGATTTTCTgcatcattttttctttcttctttttaagcgCGCTAACCTCCAATTGGCCTTCAATGCTCCATATTAGCTTCAAAATACTCTTTAACGTCCTCATAGCCCGAAAttgctcctgcaaagcataaagTTCTTAATTAGAGCAATTTGTTATCATTTaacattcaaatatcaataaagtgcagGTAAGTTAGAGTGCAAATAGTAGCTAAACTACATaattatagcctactatcaataccccacacttaaatcattgctcgtccccaagcaatcaaaccacactctACAGAGGCCTAACTTCACTAAGCGACTTccctaactcatcataccaagaatatttcacATAGATTGAGCATAGTATTGTAAT is drawn from Nicotiana tabacum cultivar K326 chromosome 9, ASM71507v2, whole genome shotgun sequence and contains these coding sequences:
- the LOC107817293 gene encoding LOW QUALITY PROTEIN: protein SENSITIVE TO PROTON RHIZOTOXICITY 2-like (The sequence of the model RefSeq protein was modified relative to this genomic sequence to represent the inferred CDS: deleted 2 bases in 1 codon) encodes the protein MIEGTTNIPCFPNTNPQNLPLYAPIHHNLDQDQDHMFSSVHVAATSSLNHSHQPSNSFIYNLSLLKEKVDQVQSLATMFISTDNQTIVQASESTSMAIANMGSLIQEIITTASSLMFSCQKISLGSNSTTNNINSSRFLEPSQIKLQDDGHVDHLPQGFYSNETLDHWYEENYASCSNIEDNKSHSTIIANTDHSNVQLGKRKFKNEGMQNISSQENCDIIELEAADLLAKYTHYCQVCGKGFKRDANLRMHMRAHGDEYKSNAALSNPLKNNGNNNGINDGLSKLSKKYSCPQEGCRWNKKHAKFQPLKSMICVKNHYKRSHCPKMYMCNRCNKKQFSVLSDLRTHEKHCGDLKWQCSCGTTFSRKDKLMGHVALFVGHTPVINSLAKMRKYEQNNVQFSSITG